The following are encoded together in the Lathyrus oleraceus cultivar Zhongwan6 chromosome 3, CAAS_Psat_ZW6_1.0, whole genome shotgun sequence genome:
- the LOC127131057 gene encoding uncharacterized protein LOC127131057, with protein sequence MGRGGTGPNDTFTYESPLSLFPSPSRIPATTMKKDPISATRVRHNEAKQKDEKTHNHELCSSFVNLPLHLTTHSFLQLPIKSLLSCKCVCKDWKTMISEPHFTKLHFEQSRNTLMIRTNDYDRVSRTLYLLECEPEKFDIGSDNRVKLEPICTLPLRDDKLFREEKGYSIKNIFKCVISVARLFWEKRETLYSSCNRKHGKFDIVNSCNGLLCLCEPSTENPIVVCNPVTGEFIRLPGASMSPSRLNTARVRAHVYASLGFHPKDNEYKVIRIWTKHVRRANFWVSERLTVDIHTFGTSLWRNIEVDPQISILRLSDPTYINGVVHWIEFKGIILCFCFETEKLKTFPSPPGMVKNHANGIYNYLRRMGELKGILYICDSTNFSNITMWVMNEYGIGESWSKVYNIPNLPNPLQWHYGYCFPIKQFEESAALLYNCLDCFLYYEPEKYGFKMFQIHGSGSQYFEVIPHIPSLISLKDAVKGDNIKVLNFHSRYAKFKLQEENEMNSCNLEVVDEVEAQHRLAGIDLCPAVFNGCKNVGNVAGWRYNERPDITSLFLAVELTCEKRLNPLEFLSIRKGLSRMLLLFGCRFRCGFRYIVVEFGGTKLIQEVKVLVQIRLGDCGFMTLGLCNAWNLPYDLICLLDMLLDNSACVWLLGHEHMKDDVGTKGLQHDIEIGSNLSYGIGLTLKLV encoded by the exons ATGGGGCGGGGCGGGACGGGGCCGAATGATACATTCACATATGAATCACCACTTAGTTTATTCCCTTCCCCGTCTCGGATCCCTGCCACAA CCATGAAAAAAGATCCAATTTCCGCTACAAGGGTTAGACATAATGAAGCAAAACAGAAAGATGAAAAGACACACAATCATGAACTTTGCTCTTCTTTTGTGAATCTTCCACTCCATCTCACTACTCACAGTTTCCTTCAACTTCCAATTAAGTCTCTTCTCAGTTGTAAATGTGTCTGCAAAGATTGGAAAACTATGATTTCAGAACCACATTTTACTAAACTGCATTTTGAACAATCACGGAATACTCTTATGATCCGAACCAACGACTATGATCGAGTATCAAGAACCTTATATCTCCTTGAATGTGAACCGGAAAAGTTTGACATTGGAAGTGATAATCGCGTGAAGCTTGAGCCTATATGCACGCTTCCTCTTCGTGATGACAAGTTATTTAGAGAGGAGAAAGGATACTCGATCAAGAATATTTTCAAGTGTGTTATTAGCGTTGCGAGATTATTTTGGGAGAAAAGGGAAACCCTTTATAGTTCTTGCAACCGTAAACATGGTAAGTTTGATATTGTGAATTCTTGTAATGGCTTactttgtttgtgtgaaccatCTACAGAAAACCCTATAGTGGTTTGCAATCCAGTCACTGGGGAGTTTATAAGACTTCCTGGAGCTAGTATGAGTCCTTCTAGGTTAAACACAGCACGTGTAAGAGCGCATGTATATGCTAGTCTTGGTTTCCATCCTAAAGATAATGAATATAAGGTGATAAGAATATGGACTAAACATGTCAGACGCGCCAATTTTTGGGTGTCTGAACGTCTCACGGTTGATATACACACATTTGGGACGTCATTATGGAGAAACATTGAAGTGGATCCTCAAATTTCTATTTTGAGACTTAGCGATCCCACTTATATTAATGGTGTAGTTCATTGGATAGAGTTTAAAGGTATAATATTGTGTTTCTGTTTTGAAACTGAGAAGTTGAAGACATTTCCTTCTCCTCCGGGTATGGTTAAAAATCATGCAAATGGAATTTATAATTACTTGCGTAGAATGGGAGAATTGAAGGGAATTCTTTACATTTGTGACTCGACCAATTTCTCTAATATTACAATGTGGGTTATGAATGAATACGGCATTGGAGAGTCATGGAGTAAGGTTTACAACATTCCTAACTTGCCTAATCCGCTTCAATGGCATTATGGATATTGTTTCCCAATAAAACAGTTTGAAGAAAGTGCTGCATTGTTGTATAATTGTTTGGATTGTTTTTTATACTATGAACCTGAGAAATATGGATTCAAAATGTTTCAAATTCATGGGTCTGGTTCACAGTATTTCGAAGTAATTCCACATATTCCAAGTCTAATCTCATTAAAGGATGCTGTTAAAGGAGACAATATTAAGGTGTTGAATTTCCACTCAAGGTA TGCGAAGTTTAAATTGCAGGAAGAAAATGAGA tgaattcTTGTAACCTTGAGGTTGTGGATGAGGTTGAGGCTCAACATAGGCTTGCTGGTATTGATCTTTGTCCAG CAGTGTTTAATGGATGCAAAAATGTTGGCAATGTTGCAGGATGGCGCTATAATGAGAGACCAGATATAACGTCTTTGTTTCTTGCTGTGGAATTGACTTGCGAAAAAAGACTGAACCCTCTCGAGTTTCTTTCCATCCGGAAAGGTTTGTCAAGGAT GTTGTTGCTTTTTGGATGCCGGTTCCGTTGCGGTTTTCGATACATTGTTGTGGAATTTGGAGGAACCAAACTAATTCAAGAGGTTAAG GTTTTGGTTCAAATAAGGCTTGGTGATTGTGGTTTCATGACGCTTGGTTTGTGCAATGCATGGAACTTGCCGTATGACTTGATTTGCTTACTTGATATGCTACTAGATAATAGTGCTTGTGTATG GCTTCTTGGTCATGAGCACATGAAAGATGACGTTGGAACAAAGGGCTTGCAACATGACATTGAAATCGGAAGCAACTTGTCTTATGGAATTGGATTGACGCTTAAATTAGTGTAG